The Aequorivita sublithincola DSM 14238 genome window below encodes:
- the pbpC gene encoding penicillin-binding protein 1C, producing MLILFLVWLFCLPSPLFNVPTATVAESSSGQMLGARIADDGQWRFPQMDSVPERFEKCILYFEDEHFYWHPGFNPVSISKALWNNLTSDSRRGGSTITQQVIRLSRDNKGRTYFEKVIEIFQATRLEAGFKKKSILNLYASYAPFGGNVVGLETASWRYFGIPASELSWGQSAALAVLPNAPSLIFPGKNEAILKKKRDALLLKLFNNKVIDETTYQLALDENLPGKPLPLPEFSPHLTEKIRKEHSGQRIETTIDFSLQQKVNNIVKEHHYILAQNQIHNLSVLVLDVNTREVLAYVGNSPTTREHNNYVDVIEKYRSTGSILKPFLFTSLLDAGEILPNTLVADIPTTVNGYTPENFDKKFNGAVPASVALSRSLNIPAVRMLRDFGFQRFYNILGKMNQKAINKPADYYGLSLILGGAESSLWDITKAYAGMASTLNFFNNSSSEYRKNEFVEPVYVKNHDEIDFGEIQQKPSVWNAGAIYEAFEAMEKVNRPSGEENWEFFTSSQPLAWKTGTSYGFKDAWAVGVTPKYAIGIWVGNADGEGRPGLTGLQAAAPVLFDVLNVLSIPIAIGRWFKIPYDELVEVEVCAKSGHLAGLFCEETKMEWIPKNGSRTDACPYHQTIFLNASENYQVNSSCYPLSEMVQKNWFVLPPVMEYYYASLHPEYKPLPSFAPSCLQDGEKLMAFIYPKRNETVLLPKNFDENVNEVIFKLAHRSPENTVYWYLDSKYIGKTETFHELAVSPKPGSYILTVVDSEGNELKEKIEIETLQ from the coding sequence TTGCTGATTCTATTTCTAGTTTGGCTATTCTGTTTACCTTCTCCATTATTCAATGTACCAACCGCAACAGTTGCAGAAAGCAGCAGCGGACAAATGCTGGGCGCAAGGATTGCGGATGACGGCCAATGGCGATTCCCACAAATGGATTCGGTGCCAGAACGTTTTGAGAAATGCATTCTCTATTTTGAAGACGAGCATTTTTATTGGCATCCTGGTTTTAATCCAGTTTCGATTTCAAAAGCTCTTTGGAACAATCTTACAAGCGATTCCCGTCGCGGTGGAAGTACGATTACCCAACAAGTAATTCGGCTTTCCCGAGATAATAAAGGTCGAACCTATTTCGAAAAAGTGATTGAAATTTTTCAAGCAACACGTTTGGAAGCTGGTTTTAAGAAAAAATCTATTTTAAATTTATATGCTTCCTACGCGCCTTTCGGTGGAAATGTAGTTGGCTTGGAAACTGCTTCTTGGCGCTATTTTGGGATTCCAGCGAGCGAATTGAGTTGGGGGCAATCGGCTGCTTTGGCGGTGCTTCCAAATGCCCCATCATTAATTTTCCCTGGCAAGAACGAAGCAATTCTAAAGAAAAAAAGAGATGCATTATTGCTGAAGCTTTTCAATAATAAAGTGATTGATGAAACTACGTATCAATTGGCTTTAGACGAAAATCTACCTGGAAAACCATTGCCATTGCCAGAATTTTCTCCGCATTTAACTGAAAAAATCAGAAAAGAACATTCTGGGCAACGAATTGAAACTACGATTGATTTTTCGCTTCAACAAAAAGTGAATAACATCGTGAAAGAGCACCACTATATCTTGGCGCAAAACCAAATTCACAATCTCTCGGTTTTGGTTTTAGACGTAAATACCCGCGAAGTTTTAGCGTATGTGGGCAACTCGCCAACAACCCGTGAGCATAATAATTATGTAGATGTTATTGAAAAATATAGAAGCACAGGAAGTATTCTGAAACCATTTTTGTTCACTTCACTTTTGGATGCTGGCGAAATTCTTCCGAATACATTAGTTGCGGATATTCCAACAACAGTAAATGGTTACACTCCTGAAAATTTCGATAAAAAATTCAATGGCGCAGTTCCAGCAAGTGTTGCACTTTCTCGTTCACTAAATATTCCAGCGGTGCGAATGTTGCGCGATTTTGGGTTTCAGCGATTTTACAATATTCTTGGGAAAATGAATCAGAAAGCTATTAATAAACCCGCAGATTATTACGGTCTTTCCTTAATTCTCGGAGGCGCGGAAAGCAGTTTGTGGGATATTACAAAAGCGTATGCAGGTATGGCTTCTACTTTAAATTTCTTTAACAATTCTTCTAGCGAATACAGAAAAAATGAATTTGTAGAACCAGTTTATGTAAAAAATCACGATGAAATTGACTTTGGAGAAATTCAACAAAAACCTTCCGTTTGGAATGCGGGAGCCATTTACGAAGCTTTTGAAGCGATGGAAAAAGTAAACCGTCCGAGCGGCGAGGAAAACTGGGAGTTTTTCACAAGCAGTCAACCCCTTGCGTGGAAAACAGGAACGAGTTACGGTTTTAAGGATGCGTGGGCCGTTGGAGTTACACCAAAATATGCAATAGGAATTTGGGTGGGAAATGCCGATGGCGAAGGTCGTCCCGGATTAACAGGGCTTCAAGCCGCCGCTCCCGTTTTATTTGACGTCTTAAATGTTTTGTCAATCCCGATAGCTATCGGGAGGTGGTTCAAAATTCCCTATGATGAATTGGTTGAGGTTGAGGTTTGTGCGAAAAGTGGCCATTTAGCTGGACTTTTTTGTGAAGAAACCAAAATGGAATGGATTCCAAAAAACGGGTCGAGAACTGATGCTTGCCCATATCATCAAACCATATTCTTAAATGCTTCGGAGAATTATCAGGTTAATTCTTCGTGTTATCCACTTTCAGAAATGGTTCAGAAAAACTGGTTTGTTTTGCCGCCGGTTATGGAATATTATTATGCTTCACTTCATCCAGAATACAAACCGTTGCCCTCTTTTGCGCCAAGTTGTTTGCAGGATGGCGAAAAGTTGATGGCTTTTATTTATCCGAAGAGAAACGAAACGGTTTTACTTCCAAAGAACTTTGATGAAAATGTAAACGAAGTAATTTTTAAACTTGCGCATCGTTCGCCCGAAAACACAGTGTATTGGTATTTGGATTCAAAATATATTGGGAAGACAGAAACCTTTCATGAGTTGGCGGTTTCGCCGAAACCCGGAAGTTATATTTTGACAGTTGTGGATAGTGAGGGGAATGAACTGAAAGAGAAAATTGAGATTGAAACGCTTCAATAA
- a CDS encoding efflux transporter outer membrane subunit: MKTNRIFSLLLVVSIPFLLVSCFAAKDYKRPQVVNEANYRTENLPQDTLTIATLSWKELFTDPTLQNYIEEGLKNNMDIRVALQQINIAEAYVKQGKAGYFPSLNGNARATHQELPANNQFGNLSSINQYELSAGLSWEADIWGKIRSNERAFQATYLQSVAAHQAVKSALIANIASVYYQLLALDEQIQVTNETIETRSKGLETTQALKEAGNVTEVGVKQTEAQLYTAQGILIDLKNQARLLENTMSILLGSAPQQITRGSLENQSIEIPLNTGIPAQLLRNRPDVMAAEFSLMNAFELTNAARANFYPSLTLSATGGFQNIQIDKLFSANSLFATIIGGLTQPIFNKRQIRTQYEVNQARQEQSYLDFRLSIITASKEVSDAMYSYEAATEKIEVKNKEYQAYSLATEYSEQLLDNGLANYLEVLNAQENALNSSLNLINAKNNRLQAIVDLYEALGGGWR, from the coding sequence ATGAAAACAAATAGAATTTTTTCATTATTGTTGGTAGTTAGTATTCCGTTTTTACTTGTGTCTTGCTTTGCAGCAAAAGATTATAAACGTCCACAAGTTGTAAACGAAGCAAATTATAGAACGGAAAATCTTCCGCAGGACACTTTGACGATTGCTACACTTTCGTGGAAAGAGTTGTTTACAGACCCAACACTTCAAAATTATATTGAAGAAGGACTGAAAAATAACATGGACATTCGTGTGGCGCTTCAGCAAATTAATATAGCCGAAGCCTATGTAAAACAAGGCAAAGCAGGATATTTTCCATCTTTAAACGGAAATGCAAGAGCTACCCATCAAGAATTGCCAGCCAATAATCAGTTTGGCAATTTGTCTTCCATTAATCAATATGAATTGAGCGCTGGTTTATCTTGGGAAGCAGATATCTGGGGCAAAATTCGCAGTAATGAGCGAGCTTTTCAAGCCACATACCTTCAAAGTGTTGCGGCGCATCAAGCCGTAAAAAGTGCGTTGATTGCCAATATTGCTTCAGTTTATTATCAATTGTTGGCTTTGGATGAACAGATTCAGGTTACAAATGAAACTATCGAAACACGTTCCAAAGGTTTGGAAACTACCCAAGCTCTAAAAGAAGCTGGAAATGTTACCGAAGTTGGCGTAAAACAAACGGAAGCCCAGTTGTACACGGCTCAAGGAATTTTAATCGATTTAAAAAACCAGGCACGTTTGTTGGAAAACACAATGTCCATTTTGTTGGGAAGCGCTCCGCAACAAATTACTCGCGGAAGTTTAGAGAATCAAAGCATAGAAATTCCTTTAAATACTGGAATTCCAGCACAATTACTAAGAAACCGACCAGACGTTATGGCTGCGGAATTCAGTTTAATGAACGCTTTCGAACTAACAAACGCAGCTCGCGCTAACTTCTATCCGTCGTTAACGCTATCTGCAACGGGAGGTTTTCAAAATATTCAAATCGATAAACTTTTTAGTGCGAATTCGCTATTTGCAACGATTATTGGAGGTTTAACGCAGCCAATTTTCAACAAGCGTCAAATTCGAACGCAATACGAAGTGAATCAAGCAAGACAAGAACAGTCATATTTAGATTTTAGATTGTCTATAATTACTGCAAGCAAAGAAGTTTCGGATGCAATGTATAGTTATGAAGCTGCAACTGAAAAAATTGAAGTGAAAAACAAAGAATACCAGGCCTACAGTTTGGCAACAGAATATTCCGAACAGCTTTTGGATAATGGTCTTGCAAACTATTTGGAGGTCTTGAATGCGCAAGAAAACGCGCTTAATTCTAGCTTAAATTTAATAAACGCAAAAAATAATCGCCTACAAGCAATCGTAGATTTATACGAAGCCCTTGGTGGCGGCTGGAGATAA
- a CDS encoding T9SS type A sorting domain-containing protein, which translates to MMINKLYTLLLVLVSVMATQAQSGILDTSFGTNGIVTTQVSSTYNFGMATTVQPDGKIIIAGYAGTPATYKATVIRYNTDGTLDPTFGNAGTLTIPVGSAKSYATDVALQNDGKIVIGARTYDNVSGDFALIRLNADGSLDNSFGTNGIVIASSGGSDVSSSLLIADDGKILLAGDSDSTFSVAKFNTDGTFDTSFGTNEWSIINFDGSSSYTQDIAFQNDGKIVMAGFAINSVGRYQMAAARINADGTIDNSFGNSGKVFFNIGIDQDFATALAIQSDGKIVLGGHTYITSNPRLSYDFAVVRLNSDGNFDTTYGTNGVATAQIVDEANYTNGMIIQADDKVILAGRTVKLFDYDLAMVRFNTDGELDTTFGIDGKVSTDVDGREDHGYAIALQPDNKIILTGYSYPAGANDSAIVVARYTNETLGIQDNQNLEFRLHPNPAKEQITIELSDASSNYQVEIFDILGKRIYTSEIQRVGQIDVSALTSGTYLVKLNSENKSSVVRFVKQ; encoded by the coding sequence ATGATGATTAACAAACTCTACACTTTATTATTAGTACTAGTATCCGTGATGGCTACCCAAGCTCAATCCGGAATTTTGGACACTTCCTTTGGAACCAACGGAATTGTAACCACTCAAGTTTCTTCAACCTACAATTTCGGAATGGCCACAACGGTTCAGCCCGATGGAAAAATAATTATTGCTGGTTATGCAGGGACACCTGCAACCTATAAGGCAACAGTTATCCGTTACAACACGGATGGAACTTTAGACCCTACTTTTGGTAACGCAGGAACACTTACTATCCCAGTTGGATCTGCTAAATCTTACGCAACAGATGTTGCACTTCAAAATGACGGAAAGATTGTTATTGGAGCTAGGACATATGATAATGTTTCTGGTGATTTTGCTTTAATAAGACTTAATGCCGATGGCTCTTTAGACAACTCTTTTGGAACAAACGGAATAGTGATTGCCAGTTCTGGAGGAAGTGATGTTTCCTCGTCTTTATTAATAGCAGACGACGGGAAGATATTATTGGCTGGAGATTCTGACAGTACTTTTTCAGTTGCAAAATTCAATACTGATGGAACATTCGATACAAGCTTTGGAACAAATGAATGGTCCATTATCAACTTTGATGGCTCTTCGAGCTATACTCAGGACATTGCTTTTCAAAATGATGGCAAGATTGTTATGGCCGGATTTGCAATAAATTCAGTAGGTAGATATCAAATGGCCGCTGCACGAATTAATGCAGATGGAACTATAGATAACAGTTTCGGGAATAGTGGAAAAGTATTTTTTAACATTGGTATTGACCAAGATTTTGCGACAGCGCTAGCTATTCAGTCTGATGGAAAAATTGTATTAGGCGGACACACCTACATTACGAGTAACCCAAGACTTAGTTATGATTTTGCAGTGGTAAGATTGAACAGCGATGGAAATTTTGATACTACTTATGGAACCAATGGCGTGGCGACTGCCCAAATTGTAGATGAAGCCAATTATACCAACGGTATGATTATACAGGCGGATGACAAAGTAATCCTGGCAGGCCGAACAGTAAAGCTATTCGATTACGACCTTGCAATGGTTCGTTTTAATACCGATGGTGAGCTAGATACTACTTTTGGAATTGATGGAAAAGTGAGTACAGATGTAGATGGAAGAGAAGATCACGGTTATGCAATTGCACTACAACCCGACAATAAAATTATCCTAACAGGGTACTCTTATCCAGCAGGAGCAAATGATTCTGCAATAGTTGTTGCAAGATATACCAATGAAACTTTAGGCATTCAGGATAATCAAAATTTGGAGTTCCGTCTTCACCCAAACCCAGCAAAAGAGCAAATTACAATAGAATTGAGTGATGCTTCCTCAAACTATCAAGTTGAAATATTTGATATCTTAGGCAAAAGAATTTATACTTCAGAAATTCAAAGAGTAGGTCAGATTGATGTTTCAGCTTTAACATCTGGAACGTATTTGGTAAAGCTTAATTCTGAAAATAAATCAAGCGTTGTTCGATTTGTGAAGCAATAA
- a CDS encoding efflux RND transporter periplasmic adaptor subunit, translating into MKNKNLITALPIALGLLLMFSSCGNDKNAQQAQGAPQAPTLPVVEIPTRTVTAFSTFPASIEGIVNSQVNAKISGYITDVLVDEGQKVRKGQTLFRLETQTLSQDAAAARANVNAAQVEVDKLKPLVEKNIISNVQLETAKAKLQQAKSGYNSIAANIDYGNIKSPVDGYVGSINLRKGALVSPSSQIPMTTVADISKVYAYFSMNEKEYLDFMQNAEGKDVAEKIKKLPKVQLILANGSLYDQEGTIETINSQVNSNTGSISFRAVFDNPSRLLTNGNSGKIKLPKVYADAVVVPQEATYEQQGSFYVYKVGEDGMATSTKIEKTAEVGNLYVIASGLQKGDKIVAKGANKLRGNTKINPKEMPFDSIAKPIEKVFR; encoded by the coding sequence ATGAAAAATAAAAATTTAATCACTGCGCTTCCTATAGCATTAGGACTTCTTCTAATGTTTTCCTCATGTGGGAACGATAAAAACGCCCAACAAGCGCAAGGTGCACCGCAGGCTCCAACTTTGCCAGTGGTGGAAATTCCAACAAGAACAGTTACCGCGTTTTCAACCTTTCCAGCGAGTATTGAAGGGATTGTGAATAGTCAGGTAAACGCAAAAATTTCAGGATATATAACCGATGTTTTGGTAGATGAAGGCCAAAAAGTAAGAAAGGGTCAAACGCTATTTAGATTGGAAACCCAAACCTTAAGCCAAGATGCTGCAGCGGCCAGAGCAAACGTTAATGCCGCACAAGTTGAGGTTGATAAACTGAAGCCTTTAGTTGAAAAAAATATTATCAGCAACGTACAACTTGAAACTGCTAAAGCAAAACTTCAGCAGGCAAAAAGTGGATACAATAGTATTGCGGCAAACATAGATTACGGAAATATTAAAAGTCCGGTTGATGGCTATGTGGGTTCTATTAATCTTCGGAAAGGCGCTTTGGTGAGTCCATCGTCACAAATACCAATGACGACCGTTGCAGATATTAGTAAAGTATATGCCTATTTTTCAATGAATGAAAAAGAGTACTTAGACTTTATGCAGAATGCAGAAGGAAAAGATGTAGCCGAAAAAATTAAAAAACTTCCAAAAGTGCAATTAATATTGGCAAACGGAAGTCTTTATGATCAAGAAGGAACTATAGAAACCATTAACTCGCAAGTAAATTCCAATACTGGTTCTATTTCTTTTAGAGCTGTTTTTGACAATCCATCACGACTTTTAACAAATGGTAACAGCGGGAAAATCAAGCTTCCGAAAGTTTATGCGGATGCGGTGGTTGTTCCGCAAGAAGCAACTTATGAGCAGCAAGGAAGTTTCTATGTTTATAAAGTAGGAGAAGATGGAATGGCAACCTCAACCAAAATTGAAAAGACAGCCGAAGTAGGAAATCTTTACGTTATAGCTTCTGGCTTGCAAAAAGGTGATAAAATCGTAGCCAAAGGCGCCAACAAACTACGCGGTAATACCAAAATAAATCCAAAGGAAATGCCTTTCGACAGTATTGCCAAACCTATTGAAAAAGTTTTCAGATAA
- a CDS encoding GbsR/MarR family transcriptional regulator gives MTKRKKLIEKLGVYFENKEHLAPLAARILSTLILTGKQGITFDALVLELSASKSTISSHLTTLQAANRITYHTKSGDRKKYFTLVPDAMIQSMAEMVKNWKCERELHVEIMDYKKEINETLPKNSEQHFDLEFHTEYLEFLDQASLSIEKLKKRLTEKNKND, from the coding sequence TTGACTAAGCGAAAAAAATTAATAGAAAAGCTGGGAGTTTACTTTGAGAACAAGGAGCATCTTGCTCCTTTGGCTGCACGAATTCTTTCTACCTTAATATTAACAGGGAAACAAGGTATTACGTTTGACGCGTTAGTACTTGAATTATCTGCCAGCAAAAGCACCATTTCTAGTCATTTAACTACGCTTCAGGCTGCAAATCGGATTACCTATCACACCAAATCTGGCGATCGTAAAAAATATTTTACACTAGTTCCAGATGCTATGATTCAATCAATGGCAGAAATGGTGAAAAACTGGAAATGCGAACGAGAGCTACACGTTGAAATAATGGATTATAAAAAGGAAATTAATGAAACGCTTCCAAAGAATTCCGAGCAACACTTTGATTTGGAGTTTCACACAGAATATTTAGAGTTTCTAGATCAAGCGAGCCTATCTATTGAAAAGCTTAAAAAAAGACTTACTGAAAAAAATAAAAACGACTAA
- a CDS encoding efflux RND transporter permease subunit — protein sequence MLKTFIDRPVLSTVISIIIVILGVLGLSSLPITQYPDIAPPTIQVSATYPGANAETILESVIIPLEEQINGVEGMTYLSSTATNNGTASISVFFDQDVDPDIAAVNVQNRVARANSQLPQAVIQTGVTTSKQQTSALMFLSFYSENKDYDDTYLQNYLKINVIPELQRVNGVGDVSVFGGKDYSMRIWLNPQKLAAYSLMPSDVVAALREQSLEAAAGALGENNGEAFSYTIKYAGRYKTEEQYSDIVIKALGNGEFLKLSDVAKIELGSQSYAGGSVTNGFPAVNMGIFQTKGSNAQEIIDAVKIELAKVERDLPEGITYYIPYDTNNFLNASIEKVVTTLVEAFLLVFLVVFIFLQDFRSTLIPAIAVPVSIIGTFFFLNLFGYSINLLTLFALVLAIGIVVDDAIVVVEAVHSKIDEGEKSAKKASLKAMNEISGAIISITLVMSAVFIPVTFIKGPTGVFYEQFGVTLIVAIIISAVNALTLTPALCALFLKGHDEKQNSNKPGFVQKFFNGFNRGFKATVDRYGRSVHFLYKNKWVTGFILLLAVGGIWWSSSTLKTGFVPDEDRGIVFMNMELPAGSSIDRTHEVNQILYSKIKNLPGVQGVSVIDGRSLISGAGSNYGLGFIRLDDWGDRKADSLSVQSITGQLFGIAAQIPEAQIIFFSPPSIPGFGNSAGAELNLLDRSGGSFTNLDKTNQEFLAKLTERPEIQYAQSSFNTRYPQYEMTLNVPLAKEVGVSVQTIFTTLQGYIGSIFAADFSRFGKQYRVYVQALPEDRATESDLNSIYVRTASGEMTPITQFVTLKRVYGPQSVTRFNLFNSTKVTAATAPGYSTGDVINAVEEVKQSLPSNFDIAYSGLTLEEKNAGNQTTTIFILSLVFVYFLLAAQYESYLLPFSVLLSLPVGVFGAYITTQLTGLQNNIYFQIALIMLIGLLAKNAILIVEFAVQRRKQGESIVDAAIDGAEARLRPILMTSFAFIFGLMPLVLSSGVGAAGNRSIGTGAVGGLFVGTILGVFVIPILFILFQWLQEKITGAPTNDEEVSEELMVIETGDKLIDNTENNE from the coding sequence ATGTTAAAAACATTTATAGACAGACCCGTACTTTCTACGGTTATCTCGATAATTATAGTAATACTTGGGGTTTTGGGACTTTCAAGTTTACCAATTACGCAGTATCCAGATATTGCTCCGCCAACAATTCAAGTTAGCGCAACCTATCCTGGTGCTAATGCGGAAACCATACTTGAAAGCGTTATAATTCCGCTGGAAGAACAAATAAACGGTGTGGAAGGGATGACCTATTTATCATCCACAGCAACCAATAACGGAACGGCTTCCATAAGCGTATTCTTTGATCAAGATGTAGATCCAGATATTGCTGCCGTAAACGTTCAAAACCGTGTGGCACGAGCAAATTCACAATTGCCGCAAGCAGTTATTCAAACTGGAGTTACTACTTCAAAACAGCAAACCTCTGCTTTGATGTTCCTTTCGTTTTACAGTGAAAACAAGGATTACGACGATACCTATCTTCAGAATTATTTAAAAATAAACGTTATTCCTGAACTGCAAAGGGTAAATGGTGTGGGTGATGTAAGCGTTTTCGGTGGAAAGGATTATTCTATGCGAATATGGCTAAATCCACAAAAACTTGCTGCATATAGTTTAATGCCGTCCGATGTTGTGGCAGCATTAAGAGAACAAAGTTTGGAAGCAGCGGCAGGTGCATTGGGTGAAAATAATGGAGAAGCATTCTCTTACACCATAAAATATGCTGGACGTTATAAAACCGAAGAACAATACAGTGATATTGTAATAAAGGCTTTAGGAAATGGTGAATTTCTAAAATTGAGCGATGTAGCCAAGATTGAACTTGGTTCGCAATCATACGCCGGCGGATCTGTTACCAACGGGTTTCCTGCGGTAAACATGGGAATTTTCCAGACGAAAGGATCCAACGCTCAAGAAATTATTGACGCCGTAAAAATTGAACTTGCAAAAGTAGAACGCGACTTGCCAGAAGGGATAACCTATTATATTCCTTACGACACCAACAATTTCTTAAATGCTTCTATAGAAAAGGTAGTAACAACTTTGGTTGAAGCTTTCCTTTTGGTTTTCTTGGTTGTATTTATCTTTTTGCAGGATTTCCGTTCTACGTTAATTCCGGCAATTGCGGTTCCGGTTTCGATTATTGGAACATTTTTCTTTCTGAATTTATTCGGATATTCCATAAACTTACTTACGCTTTTCGCATTGGTTCTTGCCATTGGTATTGTAGTGGATGATGCAATTGTCGTCGTCGAGGCGGTCCATTCAAAGATTGATGAAGGTGAAAAAAGTGCTAAAAAGGCTTCCTTAAAAGCGATGAACGAAATTTCGGGCGCTATTATTTCTATAACCTTGGTAATGTCTGCCGTGTTTATTCCTGTAACTTTTATTAAAGGTCCAACGGGAGTATTTTATGAGCAATTTGGAGTTACGCTTATTGTTGCAATTATTATTTCCGCAGTAAACGCTTTAACGCTAACACCTGCTTTATGTGCCTTATTTTTGAAAGGTCACGACGAAAAGCAGAATAGCAACAAACCTGGATTTGTTCAGAAATTTTTCAACGGTTTCAACAGAGGGTTTAAAGCAACTGTAGATCGTTACGGAAGATCAGTTCATTTTCTCTATAAAAATAAATGGGTTACAGGTTTCATCTTGCTTTTAGCAGTTGGCGGAATTTGGTGGTCATCTTCAACACTTAAAACAGGTTTTGTACCAGATGAAGACCGTGGAATTGTCTTTATGAACATGGAACTTCCAGCGGGTTCTTCCATAGATAGAACTCACGAAGTAAACCAAATTCTATATTCTAAAATCAAAAACCTTCCTGGAGTACAAGGTGTTTCAGTTATTGATGGACGAAGTTTGATTAGTGGTGCAGGTAGTAACTACGGTCTTGGATTTATAAGATTAGATGATTGGGGCGATCGTAAAGCAGATTCACTTTCGGTACAATCTATTACGGGTCAATTATTCGGAATTGCAGCGCAAATTCCAGAAGCCCAGATTATTTTCTTCTCGCCGCCAAGTATTCCCGGTTTTGGAAACTCGGCTGGTGCAGAGCTAAACTTATTAGATCGTTCCGGCGGAAGCTTTACAAATTTAGATAAAACCAATCAAGAATTTTTAGCGAAGTTAACCGAAAGGCCCGAAATTCAATATGCACAATCGTCTTTCAACACGCGCTATCCGCAATACGAAATGACGCTGAATGTACCATTGGCAAAAGAAGTTGGAGTTTCAGTTCAAACTATTTTTACAACGCTTCAAGGATATATAGGAAGTATTTTCGCAGCAGATTTTTCCCGCTTCGGAAAACAATATCGTGTATATGTGCAAGCATTACCAGAAGATAGAGCCACAGAAAGTGATTTGAACAGTATTTATGTGCGCACTGCAAGTGGCGAAATGACACCAATCACGCAATTCGTTACCTTGAAAAGGGTTTATGGGCCGCAATCGGTTACCCGTTTCAACCTCTTTAATTCTACCAAAGTTACCGCTGCTACTGCTCCTGGTTACAGTACTGGTGATGTTATTAATGCGGTTGAAGAAGTAAAACAAAGTCTCCCGAGTAATTTTGACATTGCCTATTCTGGCTTGACTTTGGAAGAAAAAAACGCAGGAAACCAAACCACAACGATTTTTATACTCTCGTTGGTGTTCGTTTACTTTTTACTTGCGGCGCAGTATGAAAGTTATTTATTGCCATTTTCTGTCTTACTATCCTTACCCGTCGGAGTTTTCGGAGCATATATTACAACGCAACTAACAGGGCTTCAAAATAATATTTATTTCCAGATAGCTCTGATAATGCTCATCGGGCTCTTGGCGAAAAACGCAATTCTTATTGTAGAATTTGCCGTACAGCGAAGAAAACAAGGCGAGTCAATAGTTGATGCAGCCATTGACGGAGCCGAAGCAAGGTTACGTCCAATCTTGATGACTTCTTTCGCCTTTATTTTTGGATTGATGCCTTTGGTGCTTTCCAGTGGTGTTGGCGCAGCAGGAAACCGTTCCATCGGTACGGGAGCCGTTGGTGGACTGTTTGTGGGAACAATTTTAGGAGTTTTTGTAATCCCTATTTTGTTTATCCTTTTCCAATGGTTACAGGAAAAAATTACAGGTGCGCCTACAAACGATGAAGAAGTTTCTGAAGAACTTATGGTTATTGAAACAGGCGATAAACTAATTGATAATACTGAAAACAATGAATAA